TGCATAGCTttattcaaagaaaagaaaagagggCCATGATTAATTAATGCTGTGCCTATTATCGGGCAAATCAATAACTCAACTACTCCTCTGACTCATTTGTGTGTCATATTAATGATTCTCTTTTGTTAAATTATTCATCCATCATTACTCACTCATCACCCATCTCTTTATGTTACACAACTTTCATTGCATTTTTATGCTATTTTTTCACCTCTATTTCAGTGTGTGTTGCTAAAGTGAGTTCTTGTTTGATGCATCTagttaaaactttaaattccaATGGTAGTAGAGTTCGAAATTAAAgtgtttttgaaaattttgtccAAATTTCAAGAGAGAGATGGATAGAGAATGCATAGGTGTATTATTGTGTAGCAATCAACACTTTTAACCCGAAGTAATACGGACTCGTCGTATCTTAAATCAGGCCAACACCAACATATTAtccactctctcaaattctACAATAATCCTAGACTTGAAATTAAACCTTgattaattcttttatttaaaaaaaataattctcaaatcaagcaaaaacacacaactattttaaatttttattatttgtaacaTTAATATGACTAactaaaaattacattaattaaacacaataaatAACTTAATTCATCTTTcctaaaactaaattaattaaataccaaatataatttaaattttgtaaagaaccttaaaatataataaaggaATTGTGATTGTTCgaatatatacacataaaaacatgattaaataaataataaaaaaatcaattttcaagaaaaaatttaataataaaaataatgattttggTCCGATCCCCGCAACACAACAAGATCCAGGGTCGGACCGCAAATCATTCCTGATTCAGAGGATCCGAGGCCCGGCCCCAGAGCCTACTTTTGTGATCCGGTCCAAAAAACCTACACAATGCTCTTATAATTAAGGTCTTTTATAACAAATCATATTCCACAATTCCATTTCTCTCCCTTGAAACTAGGCGTAAGTGAGATACACACTCTCTTATACATATAAATGTCGTCTTCACTTTCTAGTGCATGctttatatacaaataaactccatcaaaaaaaagaaagaggagCTAATTCTTTTGAGGGAATGTTGTCCCGGCTCGAGGACTTTTtcgatctattttttttcttcttcactctTGAAGAATTGTTTTGTAGATCTAATGCTAGAGTCTTCGGACCAGGCTTCATTCCCCCCAATTTCTCGCTCCGTTATCCGATTTTTCGATTGTGTTGATCCAAAGGTAAAGTCTcctatgaattaaattttgcttttttcaTTTACAAATTGGTAGATAGGGAAGAttggttttgatattttagGAGTAGGTTTGCAGATTTGTGTAATGATTAATGGGATCTTGacttttttttcagttttgactTTGGATAGAATCTAGGGAAAGGTTTGTGATGATTAGTTACATTCATACTTttagtttgtgttttttttttccaataagtctatgcaaccaaattttgtacaaccaaaaattggtgtatttgagtaaaaaaataatttatttatgcatttaattaaaaagtatagacatatatatagtatatggaATATGCACAATATTATggtatttgtgtataatttttttaaattttttgaaccataaaatgtaattaatgcatactttaatacaaatttaaaatataatagagaaataattcaaatataaaaataaaaaattgaaaatgaggcTAAAGACTAATAAAttggttttaatttgttaactaattatatctattattttaatatttaattaacatattaaaattactaatataatcttgttttggtcgtacaaaatttggttgtttatcattGGTTTAACGTTTGAAGCATGAATTTGATGATCCCTTTTAGTATTAGATctgtgaaattttttgatatgtAAACTCTATACATTGTCTTTGAGTGCATACATATATGCATACAATGTAGATAGATGAAGTGATTGATTGAAAATGCTTGTGTGGTTGGGAAGTTTTCTCTCCTCAAGAAGAATCATGCATTTGCCAATAAATATTGCTACATTTTTCAAGACACATTTCGATAATATTGTGTTAGTGTTTTCTACGTTGTACTTGTTCATATGAACTTGTAAGCAaaggacaaaaaaaatgaacacatGTTTTGAAACCCTAAGTTGAATGATGGTGTGCATTAGAGTTCAGATTCTGATTTGAACCGGTTTTTGGTtcgatttttttgttttggtacgTACGGCTAGCGGTAAGATTCATAACAATACCAACCGAACGACATGATTTGACCCGACCCACcaaattaaaatgtccattttatgttagatttaataaaataagctaTAGTCACATTCATTGCAACATAATGCGACAACTTTATATATAATCTCGATATGGGACAACTTAcatataaaatctaaaaaactTCACCTTCCTAGACTGTGTGGGGTATAAATTCCACTTATCTTTATCCAGATTCTTTCCAAcaatagttgaaattgtaagttcaaaattgaaaaaaatttataaaagcaTTGGACAAACTATTCTTGTAACAGCATTGTGGTTCTAACTTATTAGTTCGAGAGAAAATATTTACCAACTAAACTGTGTTTCATCGTTTGATTACGATATTTTGCTTAAACAAGTTGGATGGCATAGGGCAACATCTTTGGTTGTTGACTTCATATCGGAAAAACAATCCTTAGATTGTACCTACTTTTAAACTCACATGCACTTGTCTCACATCTTGTCCAACTCATATTCTTTCGAGGAAGAACAACCTCAAACTACATAACCAcatatgtttaattaaatgataaaatattttcgtGTATACACATTATGTCACTTAATACATGCTCCATTTTAAGCCACACTCTTAGGAGATTTCAGACTAAATCTATCTACTTCCCCTGCCTAGCCTAAGTGAAGTGTATTCCTGGAAATTGGGATTTCCTCAATCTAAGTGAAGGAGATCGAAAGAAAGAGTAATTGAATTAATGTTAATGGAGTATGAAACCATCTCATTAGACATAAGAGAAATAAACTTGTCAAAAACAACATGAATTAATTCTATGAgagaaactaaaaagaaaaagtaaagactGTTGTTTGGGATCGGGAATTATAATTCTCAGTGATCAATATTTATTATGCAAATAATTGGATAGCTTACTTTTAAACCCAAActattaaaaggaaaattgaagGGCAAATTGCCTATAAATGTGAATTATGGTCAAATTATATGATCTATCCCACAACTTTATAAATCAGCCATAAAAAGCttgtttttcaatattttttctgttttctcatggcaataaattttgattccTACTTGTAATATATTCTTGATTTTAGCACACACGTAGTTCAATTTGATGAACTGGTgtgttgaaaaaaatgataaagtttACAGGTAGTCTCATcctcataaaatattttcaatgccatttgaaaaaaatgttactagaatttatgatttttatagccaatttttaaagttacgggacaaaccaaaatttgactaaaattcttgatttttttctaacttatctaaaattgaaatattaaaattttgacaaggGAATGAGACAAATGAAACAAATCGTTAATATacattgtcaaaattttaaaatgagacattgaagtacaaaattcacaattggacctaaaaaagttaaaacaagGAGTACTAAGTTATAGGATAAAACAAAGGCATTACAGCTACAACACAAGCTTTTCTCCCCAGCTTACAATGGAcaatcattcattcattcttcCCTCTGCTATTACAACAAACCCGAAAAGAAACACTACATCTAGTCGAACAAAAGTTGCTAGTTCTACAACACCAAGCCGATGTCCTTCACTTGGCTTCCTCCGCATCTCCAATGCCACGAATTGCAGGAGAGTTTCCCTGGCCATCAGGACCGGCTGCAGCCCGACTATCAGGTTTATCTTGCATACTTACCCCGGGTGTCCTTAGTGGGAACGCTGCTGCTGGCCCCTCCAAGACTGGGGTCCGTATGCTGGGGGTTCATGCCATTGTTGGGACGACAGACCTCATGCCCAGTTGGTTATTCGGATGTTGCTGAGGATCTTGCAATAAGTGTGGGCTGTTAAAGGGTGGCGGTCGGGGCTGGAACATGCCTTGCTGCTGAGGTATGGCTGCAGCCTGAGGATGCTGCATGTAGAACCCTCCTTGTTGCATTGCGGGATGAGGAGTCATCTGCATTATTCGATGCATGGATAAGCAAATCATGTCGAATGTCATCAGTTAAACATCCTCCTACATGACTTGAAAAAATACCTGGCTAGGCATTGTGGGTGTTTGAGGTTGGGCATCGGCTATAGCAGCCAAATACATCAGGTTCTTTTGAAGCTGAGCCTGGTACCTGATTGATTCAGAATCAAAAGGATACCCGAAACAACAATACATGGAATTCACTTAGCTGTTCAATTTAACAACGTAATTAGCTGTTGAACAGACATGTTGGGGGTTATATCGATGGTGTCCCACATACAAAACTAATGTTATGCGTTGGTATGATAACATGTCGGTACCCTGTTACCAGAATTCAATTTCGAAAGATTCTTGATCTAGACTTCATAAAGAgtattgaaaaaatgaaaccaTCTGATCAGACTAATTATTCTTGTCAACAAAAGAATTCACGAAATTATGTTCGCGCTAGAGATCGTTCCAACAATATCACGAGAGAGTAAGCATAGTAATATTTGAAGTAATTTCTGCATTCGATAAAAGTAAGCATAATTTGCAGCATGTAAGCAGCAGAACTTACTGGGCACATTCAGCGAGTTTGCCTAGATTTTGATTATCCAGAATAGCCAATATCAGTTTCTTGTTCTCGTCTAGGTACTGCATCATGAGTTGTCGATAATCAGAACGTGAATTATATTATGATGAATTATGCTATAATGATGTGTAATACAGTAACACATACAAGTGAGAAACTGAAGATGCATGCCATGGATCACTTCTAAGCAAAAGAATCATGACACGCACAGCCCAATTTAGAAAACTCAAACTAAaccttttttcaatttctaaacCGATCTGGTGCATGATGTGGATCTAATGCATCAAAAAAGCACAACTATATgctgaaaattattttatgagaaTTGCCTCATCCCATGAATTGCTTAGGAGAGATATGCATATAAGATCAGTTCCGCTGGTTGCTGAACTCATTCTGATGATAATATATCCAACACTTGAAAAAATCAagtatgaagaaaaatggTTAAAATGTGCATCTATTAACTTCAGATTGGAGCAAGGAAAACACCCAAAGCAAGCTGTATGGCTAGATTCAACCCCAGAAGCGATGTTGGTGATTAAGTCCTATATGGTATTGACATGGTAGATCATATTGtgtttcataaaattcaaaactagATCACGTTTTCAAGGGAAAAGATTCGGTCAATGTTTATTATTCTATTGTACACAAAACTTATGCTTGAGGAgtcaattaaacaaatttgaaatggaATAGTACTTGTGTTCGGATTAGCCCATGGATTAAAACAACTAGCAAGTGCCATTTAAAAACATTAGCCCATGAATGAAACTTTCAATCGGACACGTCACGAAAGTCCTGTTGCTAATATACTGTTTAAAAGTCTCCTAAACCAACGGacacaacaaaatttataacagGACTGCATCCTTAATGGAACAAACCTCAACTTCCAAACGACATAAACTCTATTCACCACCGCTAAACTTCACACAACTCTACGCAACTTCATAAATCAGAAAAAGTTAATTTCTTAAGCCTCCAACCATGCCAGGTGGTACACAACCCCGAAATCACTATTCTTTTCCGCGACCAACCGAAGCATAACTAGTGCTAAAGTGCTTAATCAAATAGTAAACCTTAACTTCCGAACAATATAAACTCTTGCACCACTCCCGATTTTGACACAACTCTTCACAACTTCATAAATTAGAGAAATTTCATTCTTAAGCCCCACCACACCAGGTGATACACAACCCGAAAATCACTATTCTCTTCCCATAACCAACCAAAGCATGATTAGTACTGCAGTCCTAGGAAGATATGATTTTCTAGCAACTACCACGTGGCTTTAAAACGACGATAACCGCATTTCTATTAATCCCACTTCGTCAGAAGGTGCTTGAAGTTTTTTATGCAAAGTCTTGACATTTGTTTAGTAAACTCTAGTAGTTTCCCAATAGAACTCCTTGCTCTAGTTAAATTCTTCAATTATCAAATCatcaaagttttttttttcaaagtcTTGACATTGGTTAGAACTATGTAACAGACTAATTCACACTaagaatttaatcaattttaaaaaatccaatcttttcCAGATGAAAGCTAAAAACATCATCATcgaattcataaatttgccctaaaatttgggggaaatgGATAGAGGCATGACCTTCTGAATCTGCTCCGTGGTGATGTTTGTAGGTGGAAACGACGGCATGACGGGAAACATTGGCGCCGGTTGCTGCATCTCTACTATCTATCTCCTGcttaattacaaattactacGAAATTTTGCAATTTACAATCTCCACCGAAACCCAAGCAATCAATCGAGATTGAgttctattttactttttccgAAACGGAAAGCATAAAACCCTAAGCCCGCGTGATCAAATTGCTCTTGCTCAGCTGAAAAAGGGGAATAATCTGTCGAAATTAGGATGTTTAAGAACATCAAATTGGCGGTGGAATGTGGAAGAGAAGGAGAAGTGgagttgtatttttttttttttttttttttgtgaagcATTAGTGAATTGTACATCACACCcctaataatttttaaaatttaaatataaaagtggaTATTAAATTTCAGTAGATGAGATtgcaataaaaatagtactcctagtttgtcacatttcaaGTGAGATATTTCTTTTAGGCACGGATTATTACGCGAgtgaaaaaattaagagaaaaaagggagaaaataaaagtaaaagaaatatagTGTCGTTTTtggcagaaaatgaaatgtccgTTTATAATGGGACGACCTACACCACACTTTTAATAAGATGGAAGGAGGAGAGAATAAGTTTCAGTCTAAATGAACCTCTCtattttgaattcattaattaCTTACTCTAAATGCAAATATTCCCTAAGTAGGATTTCAATCAGATAAAAGCCGAGCGCTAGCATATGAAAGTTTGAAATTGTCATTAAATTCGACATCTAGCGCTTTATACGACTACAAATTTACAATGACTTTTGTCTCAATTATTTGGGATTGTgctctattttcatttttttatcatatgttATTCATTGTCAGCAATAGGATCTACACCACAATGTTCTTCACTATTCTCAATTTGACGAGTTCTGTTTATTAGATCGATTGTTGTTTAAAATGAGGGAAGTGTGGCCCCAAACGCCcactttctccttctctcatCTGTTGGTTGCTATTTCTTTATCACCAAACGTTGCAAATAATTTCTTCCATTTCTCTTACTATTAGGTCTACAAGTAGAACTATAGAGAATGTCAATTCATTATTGAGCCAAAGTGAAGGCCCAAAGAATAAGCAAATACagtatgaaattgaaataaggTCCAGAAGAAGAATTTGGGTGATAAACACTATTGCTGGTCATCCAATATATTTTTGCCTTCAAATAAACTGGATATTTTCAATCGTTAACCACCCTGTAAATACTGAATTTAATGAAGTTTTCAGTTACCACGAACCGAGATTGGTTCTGTTTTGATCAATCATTGTACAACTATTTAGACTACTTTTCATAAGTCATAAAAGGACACCTAACTGCATAACCAAAAATCTCATGTTCGATCTTACGTAACTTATGCAACGTTgtcttataattttaatatttaaaaatatcataagaTTTTGCCCtcatgtttgagtgacacgTACATATGGATTTTTCTGCCATCATTACTCAGATTGGTGAAAATAAATACGCACTATAATATCAATTATTGAACAATATGATTATGGTAGTTAGTGACCTGAAAATcgtaattaattgaaaatgctacatttgattacattcctTCCAAAGACTCCAAATTCCTTGAATACTATATATGTACAGTCACGTAAACAGTACGCAATTAATAATTACTTAAGCTAATCGCTCTGACTTATTAGTAAcaacacattattattatcattatcatcattattaatgtaactatattgttttatacaatatatatccTAGATGGGCTGAACGGCCGACACGTCACATCGGGTCGTTATCCGTCGGCACAAAGCTCCATAAATCGCCTTCACTCTGGTAATCATCGCGCCACGGCGTAGCCCTCGACGATCTCTGCCGATGCATATTCAGCAGGATCTCGAGCTGTGGACCCTGCCTGGGCGTCGCGATCAGGTCGACACCACGAGGCGGTCCAGCCGCCCGAGTCCTGGATCTCAGGGCCTGAGGGAGGAATGACGGGAAGTCGGACACGCTGTCGCCCAACATTTGAAGGTGGAGTGGTTGGTAGTAGCTGAGTCCTGGAAGTTTCAGGAATCTTCTGCTGTTGCTGCTCTGTTGTTGccgttattattattattattatcgttgttgttgttattgtCGTCTGTATCCGATCTCTTATACAGGGAGTGCCAAGCATTTCCTCGAGGCTGGCCTCGTTGCATGCATTCATGGTCATCATCGACGAGCACACCATGACGCCCGCTGTCGGACGCTTTGTGGCCGAGGCTTTTCTTCTGAACACGGCAAACCACCCACTCCGTCCTCCGCCCTTCCCGCCGCTACAAACCTTGAAATGATGTTTTTTTACATCACATTGGACAAATTTAAATGCAACTGAAGAGAgagtgttgtttttatttttcatttttatggaacaactctaaaaggaaaacgttttatatctaatgggacagagggagtatgtagCAAGCAAAGCTTTACCGAGGTCGGAGCAGCGTGTCGTCGAGCCGTACTCGTGCATGATCCAGTCGGATTTCTGGCCGTGCGGGCGCGGCCCTTGTAGAACACCAGAGTCTTCCTCATCCCGATTCTGGCTGAGTTTCCGCCGTAGATGACCTTGTCGCGCCCGTCGCCTTCCAGAAGCCCGAGCACGTCGCCCGGTTCGTGCGCTCCCGTCGGGTACTTCTTGTCTTTGTGGCTGAAGAAGTACCAATCGTTTTGTGGAGTAGTCCCAATTTTGCACTTATCTAcaccataaattttaatgaaaaatagtaaTTACATAACACgccaaataaataataccaTAAAAGTAGTACATTTTGAAACAttgttcaaaacaaaattactcATATAAcatctgatttatttttcgACGAgtcttcatttatttaaaacttataGAAAGCGACAAACAACCATTCAAAGATTGATCACTATATACGATTTTCTGCTTCGAGGCTTGCATTTCTCTCTATACTAACGACTAAAAAAACGAAGAAGGTACCTTGAATATCCCAAGGTTCGAGTTTGTTAAGATCCACATCTTGTATGACATCCAAATCAATCTTCTCCGAACCAACCTTCTTCTTCAAGTAATACTGCAGAAGCTCCTCTTCGGTCGGGTGAAACCGAAGCCCGGAGGCACTTGCGACTGTCCGTTCACCGAAATACTCATCTTCCTATCTCAACACAATcaccataaataaaataaaaagaaaaagaaaacatggaatttttttggttgtgATTTTGTGCATGGAATTATAACTTTATAAGATGAGGCTGAGGTGGGGCCATGAAGGATGAAGCTACCTAGAGAGAGAGGGGTTGGGGCCCACCGCGGTGCCTGCCGCCACCGGCATAACGGCGACCTCGGACCTTAAAATCCGATGATGGAATGAAATTGGGCAACCAccatgatgatgatgatggtgatgataGACAATGATGGTGTATGGTGAGGGTGGGCCTATGGATATACCTATttctatatatgtgtgtatcaTATTCTACCTTTcttacatataattttatgtataggTATTGATATAGTCATATGGATTAAGAGGGTTTTGTGtgtatcattttattacatACATACGGTTGTGATGTACCTCTCACTCTATACCAATGCATGCATGCACTCATCAACCATATTCACCACTTTCCCTATTCTTGTCCTCTTTCCAAGTTTTGTCATCTTTGGAAAtatgtattttgatttgattatataCTTGTCTGCATATTGTCGAAAAAACCATGGAATTTGACAAATTCGTTCCGCCGAAATTAAAAATCGGGTGTTATAAAGTGAAATTTTacccttttttaatttttccatgATGAAATATTTCGATTCTCTGTTTGTAATATATTGCTGTTTACGACACAAGTTTCGAATTGATGACGGGTTCAGTTATCCATGAAGTGTgtttgaaaaaagaataaacttCGTGGGCAGTCTCGTACACATAGAATTATTCAGAAGCCACTGCACTTGATTTAGATCTCGTggggaaattgagaaaattttcaaattcatggttttgtgactaattttttaatcgcatgatgaatcaaaatttgactaaaattcCTGGGTTTTCTAGCAATTTGCCTTTGATTTGAAGTAGGAACCTTGTGGATTTTAATCGTAGATTCAAAATGTGTCATCAATTTTGGGTTAAAATTTTATCGAACTCAAGAGTATATCAGGAATTAAATTTGATCTTGTTTGAGGCGAAGGATTGCAAAACCCGATCAAAAGGACGTGTACATATATTACACCAATACACGTGACCATGGGACCCGCCATTTTTCTATAGTATTGATGTAGTACATGCTACATGCATGGTAGAATATCATCTTCTTTTCAAATACTATACTCCTATTatccatataaatatatattgcgtagtgaaatatatatacttataagGAAATAGTATGATTGCCTATTGTTGTTTGTgtataaaagtgaaaagaagATAGAAACTTTGATCGACACACTTTTCTgatttttcactttgtttGACTTTGTTGGTGATTACGAAATTAACTGAAGATTAGAGTGGTgacaattttcatttaatgaTGAATCTAAATCTATCCAAGTTGGGTTTGGATTGATCAGTTAGAGCTTATAAATCAAGCCAATTTACGATTGTTGAGTAAAATTTATTAGGAACCTTATTTTGTGCGATGGTCGATTATGACTTGGTTATGATGTCATATTGAATGGGTATTTTCTACTACATACAAAAAACCGTAtaatagttatttaaatagttTGGTCAAACTCTTATCAGTGTATAACGTttcatgaaattgaaaatactcCATTATAGAATTAAGTTTCAATTCTTCTTAATTGTCTCGCTAgatacaaaataacatcttttttggtgaTGTTACAAATAACGTATTTCactagaaaaaagaaaggaacataaagaaaaatactCATATTAATGAAAACGCTCATTGTAAACATCAtcaaaaaatgacattttgtacaattgaaacttcataatttaatatttcgaTTTCAAATCTCATTAATGACCAAAATCCAAtcaaactttataatttaaatagctATTAACCCCAAAAATTACATCTAGTgagattatgaatttataaaatgaacaaCATCAATTTACAATAGTTAAAACCTTGCTACATTTTGTCTTAATTAGCCCACTTACCAAAAGATATTGATCATATGCCATCTTCTTATCTTAAAACAATGTCTTTATGTGTCTTGGAATATTTCTAGTTAAAGTAAGACATGTACATTGAGAGAGAGTTAAAAGAAATGGGAGAGAGtatgtatataataataattattattattataatgtgGCTGGATTGTCAATTCCAAATGACTTGATTAATCTCTAAAACCATCATGAGAAGGGCATGCTTATTTAGTTAGGCAACTTAAATTTTAGTGGTCTCCATAATTATGTTTAGCATTGCACctcaaattaaattcaatctGCTTAATCATTAATTGTTATCTCTTCTCAATTGACCACACAACCACTCCCTACTTTTAACAACTAACtttcatttgtttaatttgttttcctaaatttattatattccCCTCGTTTCTGAAATACGTAATCTTAATCTTGTGtttgttaaaatataaagtcTGGTCTCAATGGGAAATCGGAAAGtaacattttaattagtttgatgTAATTAAGGCGTTGACCTCTGATATACTTTGAAGACCGGTGGTGGTCGACGAGGTGTCGATCGAGGAGGGCGGCGATTTTTAAGTAAACCCTAGAGCTAGGGTTAAATATTTGAATCggtataaattatatatttatagatatattaAACTATAAGCGGTTCGACTTTCTTTTACtcaaaaattgacaaaagaaaattcataaatgaaacttttttaTACAAAAGAAATGCTCAAGCGAAGGCGCAAGCGAGCAAATCCATAAATGaacttaaaataatacttgacttattgcattaataattaaataattgtattaaattaagagagaaataaaaaacataggTAGTTGATTTGGCCTAGTCTAAATATCTCTAAGGCATGGTGACATTTCACGGTTGAGGCGAGTTCTGGACAAGGTCCTCGTGGCTCGAGCCATTGTTGGTTGTGTCTAAATCGCATCATTTTCGTGGAAATATATAGgactcaatttttaattatttatttatagggaaaaaatccataaatgaacttaaaataatacttgacttattgcattaataattaaataattgtattaaattaaggagagaaataaaaaacataggTAGTTGATTTGGCCTAGTCTAAATATCTCTAAGGCATGGTGACATCGACGGTTGAGGCGAGTTGGGCTGGACAAGGTCCTTGTGGCTCGAGCCATTGTTGGTTGTGTCTGTACCATGCATCATTTTCGTGGAAATATATAGGACTtccaatatttaattatttatttatagggaaaaaattaatttatttgaaatataaattctcAAACAAATGCTAATAAATAATCCTTCTAGGTGAGCACTCAATTGACAGAACCCTCCCTTTAATAAGTTGATCCCATGTTTCAGGTCTgtattttcttcactttctgaattattttattgttttcttgtCCAACATAATGAATGTGTTGAAATTGTTGGGGAAAAGGTACTACCTTTGGAAGGATTTGGGACAGTGGAGAAGAGCCTTTATAgatatgattattatatatcATCTTTTCATGTATTTTGGTCAGGTTCGAATTAGATTTTATTGGATTAGATGACGACCTATAAAATATGTGTTAATGTgaacaaacaaatttttattttatgtatattagtACATAAATGGAAGattgtttttattaagtaTTTGGGGATTAATTatgtacataaattaataatcgtTTCAAGAAGTAAAGTTTTCATTTACGACGCAAAAGCAACTTTATGTACATGACATATGACAGTGTGAAACAAACTGATTGTATCATATTAAGTATTTACGTACGTGACACCATTATTCAATCTAATAATGCATTTTTGgaatgatttttaattcttttcatACAAAGAAATGCTCATTCGTTAGCTTATTTTAAACTTGGGTAAGGCTTGATTTTTTCTCTCGTTTG
The genomic region above belongs to Salvia hispanica cultivar TCC Black 2014 chromosome 3, UniMelb_Shisp_WGS_1.0, whole genome shotgun sequence and contains:
- the LOC125211996 gene encoding LOW QUALITY PROTEIN: GRF1-interacting factor 2-like (The sequence of the model RefSeq protein was modified relative to this genomic sequence to represent the inferred CDS: inserted 1 base in 1 codon), producing the protein MQQPAPMFPVMPSFPPTNITTEQIQKYLDENKKLILAILDNQNLGKLAECAQYQAQLQKNLMYLAAIADAQPQTPTMPSQMTPHPAMQQGGFYMQHPQAAAIPQQQGMFQPRPPPFNSPHLLQDPQQHPNNQLGMRSVXPNNGMNPQHTDPSLGGASSSVPTKDTRGKYAR